Proteins co-encoded in one Medicago truncatula cultivar Jemalong A17 chromosome 8, MtrunA17r5.0-ANR, whole genome shotgun sequence genomic window:
- the LOC25501036 gene encoding SURP and G-patch domain-containing protein 1-like protein isoform X2, whose amino-acid sequence MDKGPPPTLFVNDGSFMERFRQLQQEQERGKNAKPEDSKPIKVVSGPLTPKPSISKANDAKKSSQGGSSGKLAFSLKQKSKLVPPPVKLADDDEDEIDAGYVSIDAPTKRQKLGQDDGIEQSSRQLDVAYSSSTYQEWAPPPPSDPTVKKVADKLASFVAKNGRPFEDVTRQKNPGDSPFKFLFDVKCSDYKYYEHRLAQEEKALSQSNEPQAYQNGTSVPSSRPTNGPQRSSQQQSTYQIPASALYDSADVPRGSGSAGQAFSVGSSDEPGGSSKANSLALMEFYMKKAAQEEKFKQPRHSKDEMPPPPSLQGSTYDASASASGKKGHHMGDYIPQEELEKFLASCNDAAAMKAAKEAAERAKIQADNVGHKLLSKMGWKEGEGLGGSRKGIADPIMAGSVKKDNLGVGAVQPGEVTPEDDIYEQYKKRMMLGYRHRPNPLNNPRKAYY is encoded by the exons ATGGACAAGGGACCACCTCCTACCCTCTTTGTCAATGATGGTTCGTTTATGGAGAGGTTCAGGCAGCTCCAACAAGAGCAGGAGAGGGGGAAAAATGCCAAGCCAGAGGACTCTAAACCAATTAAAGTTGTTTCAGGACCTCTGACTCCCAAACCCTCCATTAGTAAGGCTAATGATGCAAAGAAATCTTCACAGGGTGGTTCCAGTGGCAAACTTGCTTTCAGCTTGAAACAAAAGTCAAAGCTAGTACCACCCCCTGTTAAGTTGGCTGATGACGATGAAGATGAAATAGATGCTGGGTATGTTTCAATTGATGCACCGACAAAACGGCAAAAATTGGGTCAGGATGACGGCATTGAGCAATCATCAAGACAACTTGATGTTG CTTATTCCTCAAGTACCTATCAAGAATGGG CACCTCCTCCCCCAAGTGATCCTACAGTGAAGAAAGTTGCTGACAAACTTGCAAGTTTTGTGGCTAAAAATGGAAGGCCATTTGAGGATGTTACACGGCAAAAAAACCCTGGAGACTCACCTTTCAA GTttttatttgatgttaaatgTTCTGACTATAAATATTATGAACATCGGCTTGCTCAAGAGGAGAAGGCCCTTTCCCAGTCCAACGAACCACAGGCATATCAAAATG GGACAAGCGTTCCATCTTCCAGACCAACAAATGGTCCTCAGAGATCGTCCCAGCAGCAGTCAACTTACCAAATCCCTGCCTCTGCTTTATATGATAGTGCTGACGTACCAAGGGGTTCTGGATCTGCAGGACAAGCATTTTCAGTTGGAAGCTCGG ATGAGCCCGGTGGATCATCAAAGGCCAATTCTTTAGCACTAATGGAGTTTTACATGAAGAAAGCCGCACAGGAAGAAAAGTTCAAACAACCTAGGCATTCAAAAGATGAGATGCCCCCTCCTCCATCTCTTCAAGGCTCAACTTATGATG CTTCAGCTTCAGCTTCAGGGAAAAAAGGCCATCACATGGGTGATTATATTCCTCAGGAAGAACTGGAGAAGTTCTTGGCTAGCTGTAACGACGCAGCAGCTATGAAAGCTGCAAAGGAGGCTGCTGAGAGGGCCAAAATTCAGGCTGATAATGTGGGCCACAAGCTTTTATCAAAAATGGGTTGGAAAGAAG GCGAGGGTCTAGGGGGCTCTAGGAAGGGTATTGCAGATCCTATAATGGCAGGCAGTGTTAAGAAAGATAACTTGGGAGTAGGTGCTGTCCAACCCGGGGAGGTGACTCCTGAGGATGACATCTATGAGCAGTATAAAAAGCGGATGATGCTTGGCTACCGTCACAGGCCAAATCCTCTG AACAATCCTCGCAAGGCTTACTACTGA
- the LOC25501036 gene encoding SURP and G-patch domain-containing protein 1-like protein isoform X5, with protein sequence MDKGPPPTLFVNDGSFMERFRQLQQEQERGKNAKPEDSKPIKVVSGPLTPKPSISKANDAKKSSQGGSSGKLAFSLKQKSKLVPPPVKLADDDEDEIDAGYVSIDAPTKRQKLGQDDGIEQSSRQLDVAPPPPSDPTVKKVADKLASFVAKNGRPFEDVTRQKNPGDSPFKFLFDVKCSDYKYYEHRLAQEEKALSQSNEPQAYQNGTSVPSSRPTNGPQRSSQQQSTYQIPASALYDSADVPRGSGSAGQAFSVGSSDEPGGSSKANSLALMEFYMKKAAQEEKFKQPRHSKDEMPPPPSLQGSTYDASASASGKKGHHMGDYIPQEELEKFLASCNDAAAMKAAKEAAERAKIQADNVGHKLLSKMGWKEGEGLGGSRKGIADPIMAGSVKKDNLGVGAVQPGEVTPEDDIYEQYKKRMMLGYRHRPNPLNNPRKAYY encoded by the exons ATGGACAAGGGACCACCTCCTACCCTCTTTGTCAATGATGGTTCGTTTATGGAGAGGTTCAGGCAGCTCCAACAAGAGCAGGAGAGGGGGAAAAATGCCAAGCCAGAGGACTCTAAACCAATTAAAGTTGTTTCAGGACCTCTGACTCCCAAACCCTCCATTAGTAAGGCTAATGATGCAAAGAAATCTTCACAGGGTGGTTCCAGTGGCAAACTTGCTTTCAGCTTGAAACAAAAGTCAAAGCTAGTACCACCCCCTGTTAAGTTGGCTGATGACGATGAAGATGAAATAGATGCTGGGTATGTTTCAATTGATGCACCGACAAAACGGCAAAAATTGGGTCAGGATGACGGCATTGAGCAATCATCAAGACAACTTGATGTTG CACCTCCTCCCCCAAGTGATCCTACAGTGAAGAAAGTTGCTGACAAACTTGCAAGTTTTGTGGCTAAAAATGGAAGGCCATTTGAGGATGTTACACGGCAAAAAAACCCTGGAGACTCACCTTTCAA GTttttatttgatgttaaatgTTCTGACTATAAATATTATGAACATCGGCTTGCTCAAGAGGAGAAGGCCCTTTCCCAGTCCAACGAACCACAGGCATATCAAAATG GGACAAGCGTTCCATCTTCCAGACCAACAAATGGTCCTCAGAGATCGTCCCAGCAGCAGTCAACTTACCAAATCCCTGCCTCTGCTTTATATGATAGTGCTGACGTACCAAGGGGTTCTGGATCTGCAGGACAAGCATTTTCAGTTGGAAGCTCGG ATGAGCCCGGTGGATCATCAAAGGCCAATTCTTTAGCACTAATGGAGTTTTACATGAAGAAAGCCGCACAGGAAGAAAAGTTCAAACAACCTAGGCATTCAAAAGATGAGATGCCCCCTCCTCCATCTCTTCAAGGCTCAACTTATGATG CTTCAGCTTCAGCTTCAGGGAAAAAAGGCCATCACATGGGTGATTATATTCCTCAGGAAGAACTGGAGAAGTTCTTGGCTAGCTGTAACGACGCAGCAGCTATGAAAGCTGCAAAGGAGGCTGCTGAGAGGGCCAAAATTCAGGCTGATAATGTGGGCCACAAGCTTTTATCAAAAATGGGTTGGAAAGAAG GCGAGGGTCTAGGGGGCTCTAGGAAGGGTATTGCAGATCCTATAATGGCAGGCAGTGTTAAGAAAGATAACTTGGGAGTAGGTGCTGTCCAACCCGGGGAGGTGACTCCTGAGGATGACATCTATGAGCAGTATAAAAAGCGGATGATGCTTGGCTACCGTCACAGGCCAAATCCTCTG AACAATCCTCGCAAGGCTTACTACTGA
- the LOC25501036 gene encoding SURP and G-patch domain-containing protein 1-like protein isoform X1, giving the protein MDKGPPPTLFVNDGSFMERFRQLQQEQERGKNAKPEDSKPIKVVSGPLTPKPSISKANDAKKSSQGGSSGKLAFSLKQKSKLVPPPVKLADDDEDEIDAGYVSIDAPTKRQKLGQDDGIEQSSRQLDVAYSSSTYQEWAPPPPSDPTVKKVADKLASFVAKNGRPFEDVTRQKNPGDSPFKFLFDVKCSDYKYYEHRLAQEEKALSQSNEPQAYQNAGTSVPSSRPTNGPQRSSQQQSTYQIPASALYDSADVPRGSGSAGQAFSVGSSDEPGGSSKANSLALMEFYMKKAAQEEKFKQPRHSKDEMPPPPSLQGSTYDASASASGKKGHHMGDYIPQEELEKFLASCNDAAAMKAAKEAAERAKIQADNVGHKLLSKMGWKEGEGLGGSRKGIADPIMAGSVKKDNLGVGAVQPGEVTPEDDIYEQYKKRMMLGYRHRPNPLNNPRKAYY; this is encoded by the exons ATGGACAAGGGACCACCTCCTACCCTCTTTGTCAATGATGGTTCGTTTATGGAGAGGTTCAGGCAGCTCCAACAAGAGCAGGAGAGGGGGAAAAATGCCAAGCCAGAGGACTCTAAACCAATTAAAGTTGTTTCAGGACCTCTGACTCCCAAACCCTCCATTAGTAAGGCTAATGATGCAAAGAAATCTTCACAGGGTGGTTCCAGTGGCAAACTTGCTTTCAGCTTGAAACAAAAGTCAAAGCTAGTACCACCCCCTGTTAAGTTGGCTGATGACGATGAAGATGAAATAGATGCTGGGTATGTTTCAATTGATGCACCGACAAAACGGCAAAAATTGGGTCAGGATGACGGCATTGAGCAATCATCAAGACAACTTGATGTTG CTTATTCCTCAAGTACCTATCAAGAATGGG CACCTCCTCCCCCAAGTGATCCTACAGTGAAGAAAGTTGCTGACAAACTTGCAAGTTTTGTGGCTAAAAATGGAAGGCCATTTGAGGATGTTACACGGCAAAAAAACCCTGGAGACTCACCTTTCAA GTttttatttgatgttaaatgTTCTGACTATAAATATTATGAACATCGGCTTGCTCAAGAGGAGAAGGCCCTTTCCCAGTCCAACGAACCACAGGCATATCAAAATG CAGGGACAAGCGTTCCATCTTCCAGACCAACAAATGGTCCTCAGAGATCGTCCCAGCAGCAGTCAACTTACCAAATCCCTGCCTCTGCTTTATATGATAGTGCTGACGTACCAAGGGGTTCTGGATCTGCAGGACAAGCATTTTCAGTTGGAAGCTCGG ATGAGCCCGGTGGATCATCAAAGGCCAATTCTTTAGCACTAATGGAGTTTTACATGAAGAAAGCCGCACAGGAAGAAAAGTTCAAACAACCTAGGCATTCAAAAGATGAGATGCCCCCTCCTCCATCTCTTCAAGGCTCAACTTATGATG CTTCAGCTTCAGCTTCAGGGAAAAAAGGCCATCACATGGGTGATTATATTCCTCAGGAAGAACTGGAGAAGTTCTTGGCTAGCTGTAACGACGCAGCAGCTATGAAAGCTGCAAAGGAGGCTGCTGAGAGGGCCAAAATTCAGGCTGATAATGTGGGCCACAAGCTTTTATCAAAAATGGGTTGGAAAGAAG GCGAGGGTCTAGGGGGCTCTAGGAAGGGTATTGCAGATCCTATAATGGCAGGCAGTGTTAAGAAAGATAACTTGGGAGTAGGTGCTGTCCAACCCGGGGAGGTGACTCCTGAGGATGACATCTATGAGCAGTATAAAAAGCGGATGATGCTTGGCTACCGTCACAGGCCAAATCCTCTG AACAATCCTCGCAAGGCTTACTACTGA
- the LOC25501036 gene encoding SURP and G-patch domain-containing protein 1-like protein isoform X4, whose product MDKGPPPTLFVNDGSFMERFRQLQQEQERGKNAKPEDSKPIKVVSGPLTPKPSISKANDAKKSSQGGSSGKLAFSLKQKSKLVPPPVKLADDDEDEIDAGYVSIDAPTKRQKLGQDDGIEQSSRQLDVAPPPPSDPTVKKVADKLASFVAKNGRPFEDVTRQKNPGDSPFKFLFDVKCSDYKYYEHRLAQEEKALSQSNEPQAYQNAGTSVPSSRPTNGPQRSSQQQSTYQIPASALYDSADVPRGSGSAGQAFSVGSSDEPGGSSKANSLALMEFYMKKAAQEEKFKQPRHSKDEMPPPPSLQGSTYDASASASGKKGHHMGDYIPQEELEKFLASCNDAAAMKAAKEAAERAKIQADNVGHKLLSKMGWKEGEGLGGSRKGIADPIMAGSVKKDNLGVGAVQPGEVTPEDDIYEQYKKRMMLGYRHRPNPLNNPRKAYY is encoded by the exons ATGGACAAGGGACCACCTCCTACCCTCTTTGTCAATGATGGTTCGTTTATGGAGAGGTTCAGGCAGCTCCAACAAGAGCAGGAGAGGGGGAAAAATGCCAAGCCAGAGGACTCTAAACCAATTAAAGTTGTTTCAGGACCTCTGACTCCCAAACCCTCCATTAGTAAGGCTAATGATGCAAAGAAATCTTCACAGGGTGGTTCCAGTGGCAAACTTGCTTTCAGCTTGAAACAAAAGTCAAAGCTAGTACCACCCCCTGTTAAGTTGGCTGATGACGATGAAGATGAAATAGATGCTGGGTATGTTTCAATTGATGCACCGACAAAACGGCAAAAATTGGGTCAGGATGACGGCATTGAGCAATCATCAAGACAACTTGATGTTG CACCTCCTCCCCCAAGTGATCCTACAGTGAAGAAAGTTGCTGACAAACTTGCAAGTTTTGTGGCTAAAAATGGAAGGCCATTTGAGGATGTTACACGGCAAAAAAACCCTGGAGACTCACCTTTCAA GTttttatttgatgttaaatgTTCTGACTATAAATATTATGAACATCGGCTTGCTCAAGAGGAGAAGGCCCTTTCCCAGTCCAACGAACCACAGGCATATCAAAATG CAGGGACAAGCGTTCCATCTTCCAGACCAACAAATGGTCCTCAGAGATCGTCCCAGCAGCAGTCAACTTACCAAATCCCTGCCTCTGCTTTATATGATAGTGCTGACGTACCAAGGGGTTCTGGATCTGCAGGACAAGCATTTTCAGTTGGAAGCTCGG ATGAGCCCGGTGGATCATCAAAGGCCAATTCTTTAGCACTAATGGAGTTTTACATGAAGAAAGCCGCACAGGAAGAAAAGTTCAAACAACCTAGGCATTCAAAAGATGAGATGCCCCCTCCTCCATCTCTTCAAGGCTCAACTTATGATG CTTCAGCTTCAGCTTCAGGGAAAAAAGGCCATCACATGGGTGATTATATTCCTCAGGAAGAACTGGAGAAGTTCTTGGCTAGCTGTAACGACGCAGCAGCTATGAAAGCTGCAAAGGAGGCTGCTGAGAGGGCCAAAATTCAGGCTGATAATGTGGGCCACAAGCTTTTATCAAAAATGGGTTGGAAAGAAG GCGAGGGTCTAGGGGGCTCTAGGAAGGGTATTGCAGATCCTATAATGGCAGGCAGTGTTAAGAAAGATAACTTGGGAGTAGGTGCTGTCCAACCCGGGGAGGTGACTCCTGAGGATGACATCTATGAGCAGTATAAAAAGCGGATGATGCTTGGCTACCGTCACAGGCCAAATCCTCTG AACAATCCTCGCAAGGCTTACTACTGA
- the LOC25501036 gene encoding SURP and G-patch domain-containing protein 1-like protein isoform X3, producing MDKGPPPTLFVNDGSFMERFRQLQQEQERGKNAKPEDSKPIKVVSGPLTPKPSISKANDAKKSSQGGSSGKLAFSLKQKSKLVPPPVKLADDDEDEIDAGYVSIDAPTKRQKLGQDDGIEQSSRQLDVAYSSSTYQEWAPPPPSDPTVKKVADKLASFVAKNGRPFEDVTRQKNPGDSPFKFLFDVKCSDYKYYEHRLAQEEKALSQSNEPQAYQNAGTSVPSSRPTNGPQRSSQQQSTYQIPASALYDSADVPRGSGSAGQAFSVGSSDEPGGSSKANSLALMEFYMKKAAQEEKFKQPRHSKDEMPPPPSLQGSTYDASASGKKGHHMGDYIPQEELEKFLASCNDAAAMKAAKEAAERAKIQADNVGHKLLSKMGWKEGEGLGGSRKGIADPIMAGSVKKDNLGVGAVQPGEVTPEDDIYEQYKKRMMLGYRHRPNPLNNPRKAYY from the exons ATGGACAAGGGACCACCTCCTACCCTCTTTGTCAATGATGGTTCGTTTATGGAGAGGTTCAGGCAGCTCCAACAAGAGCAGGAGAGGGGGAAAAATGCCAAGCCAGAGGACTCTAAACCAATTAAAGTTGTTTCAGGACCTCTGACTCCCAAACCCTCCATTAGTAAGGCTAATGATGCAAAGAAATCTTCACAGGGTGGTTCCAGTGGCAAACTTGCTTTCAGCTTGAAACAAAAGTCAAAGCTAGTACCACCCCCTGTTAAGTTGGCTGATGACGATGAAGATGAAATAGATGCTGGGTATGTTTCAATTGATGCACCGACAAAACGGCAAAAATTGGGTCAGGATGACGGCATTGAGCAATCATCAAGACAACTTGATGTTG CTTATTCCTCAAGTACCTATCAAGAATGGG CACCTCCTCCCCCAAGTGATCCTACAGTGAAGAAAGTTGCTGACAAACTTGCAAGTTTTGTGGCTAAAAATGGAAGGCCATTTGAGGATGTTACACGGCAAAAAAACCCTGGAGACTCACCTTTCAA GTttttatttgatgttaaatgTTCTGACTATAAATATTATGAACATCGGCTTGCTCAAGAGGAGAAGGCCCTTTCCCAGTCCAACGAACCACAGGCATATCAAAATG CAGGGACAAGCGTTCCATCTTCCAGACCAACAAATGGTCCTCAGAGATCGTCCCAGCAGCAGTCAACTTACCAAATCCCTGCCTCTGCTTTATATGATAGTGCTGACGTACCAAGGGGTTCTGGATCTGCAGGACAAGCATTTTCAGTTGGAAGCTCGG ATGAGCCCGGTGGATCATCAAAGGCCAATTCTTTAGCACTAATGGAGTTTTACATGAAGAAAGCCGCACAGGAAGAAAAGTTCAAACAACCTAGGCATTCAAAAGATGAGATGCCCCCTCCTCCATCTCTTCAAGGCTCAACTTATGATG CTTCAGCTTCAGGGAAAAAAGGCCATCACATGGGTGATTATATTCCTCAGGAAGAACTGGAGAAGTTCTTGGCTAGCTGTAACGACGCAGCAGCTATGAAAGCTGCAAAGGAGGCTGCTGAGAGGGCCAAAATTCAGGCTGATAATGTGGGCCACAAGCTTTTATCAAAAATGGGTTGGAAAGAAG GCGAGGGTCTAGGGGGCTCTAGGAAGGGTATTGCAGATCCTATAATGGCAGGCAGTGTTAAGAAAGATAACTTGGGAGTAGGTGCTGTCCAACCCGGGGAGGTGACTCCTGAGGATGACATCTATGAGCAGTATAAAAAGCGGATGATGCTTGGCTACCGTCACAGGCCAAATCCTCTG AACAATCCTCGCAAGGCTTACTACTGA